The Oryza glaberrima chromosome 5, OglaRS2, whole genome shotgun sequence DNA segment TAATTAAAGTCCAGTCCTTTCCTCGAACGGTATATTAATTTGTTCATTGGAACTTTTCAAGATGACAGGATGCATATGTAAATTAAGCTGCAATAATCCATGCATTGACAGCTAAATCTACGTATCTCTAATCAATAAACCGATAACACTCTCCAAGCTCTCGGGAGCTTAATTAACAGTTGACCTCACACACTCATCATCATAATGCTAATGCATGCTCacctcacacacacactctctctctctctagataaCTAGCAAGAGTCACGCGCTACGCTGCGTGCGTAGGAAAGAATGTTTGAAGCTGTGATATCATAATCAAAACAACGTGTATATAGTTGCAACTTTTAAGCATGATATATCcaaacattatctaaaaaagcaTTATGTCAGAAGCATACTTACATATGAATACACATTACAACTATATATCACCAAGATTTAAATACGAATATAATCTGTTTTCTCAGATAATTGTTTGTACAAACATGCCCATTTACAGAAAAATAACAATCACAGAGGACAATGGTACTTACATAATGTGGGGGTATAGATTAGAGAAGAAACAGTGTGACAAAAGGAAATTATTAGGTGATCAGagaattttaacttttttgtcATAGAGATCTTCATCATTAACTAATTGAAtctttcacatatatatatagcacttCACCGCAAAGAAAATTTTAGTGCTTAGTTATGTAAAAACAACAACGCATCACATTACGTACTTGCAACAGTTTAGTACAGGAAGTGATACCTCCTTTGCGTAGTGCCACTGAATACTAAGGTAGCCCCTACATAATCATGTCTAAGGGCATGCTTGGATGTCATCCATATATTGCTACGTGATGAGTATATATGGCAGGTAGAACAAAACACTCATCAAAGAAACCATGTTGAAATATCTGTCTTCCTAGAAGGGGGCAAACAGaacatttaatcaattaaataaaaaaagattaatgaAATCATATCTTGAAGTCAACTCTATAAGaatattttcaaaacaaataatCCATCTTGAAGGATGGGTCATTAGAAAATTCCAACACCATACAGAGCTGGAAAAAACAAAAGCAGGAATAATGCTTGTATAGAAATAACATCCCACTGCGTCCTTATTAGAACATATGGCATGTCTCATCTAAAATTGTTTGAAGTGCATATAGCTTTATCACaccaataaattaaaataaaaatttatgatCAAAGAAGAAAAGAGTACCACACAGCTAGAGATATGGAGGCTTGGACCTTTGGGGTGGCACATATGTATTGTCATTCCGTATGGACTAACAAATCAAGCGAGGATGGTACTATGTAGGTTAGAACTTAGAAGTACCTGTGGCTTTAATCCTTTCGGGTAAATAGTAGAGTGTCGTTGAAACACCCTGCAAACAACGCTAATCTATGGAATTAATGTTCCATTAAATATTCAATATTAGTAGCTTAGAAATGGTTATAGTGGAAGAAAAGGTGTTAGCTTGTTACAATAGAGCCTGAACTGATTTAAAAATGTAGTTACTGTGGTTTAGTAAATTTCTTACCAATATTGAAATCTTCAACGAAGAGAGATTTTTTCTGCTAGATGTGCAACATACTTTGTGATTACTGTCTTGACTTATAGACCCAACATCAGCCGACTTTAGTAATTAAGATATGACTCGTAGAATAATGGAGTCTCCAGATATGAGGATAAAAGACTTGCGCCATGAAATCATATCATTACCTTAGTATTGGCACAATCATCAGTCTATACTGAGTCCTAAAGACCTTTTGGTTTGTGTCTTAGAAAAAGAACTGCATGATCCAAATTTAGGGGTCATATGCCAAGTTGCCAGGTCTACAGATAATTTTTTATGACGTATGCATCACTATTACCAATATAATATTGTCTACAAAGGATATCATCAATGCATGTTTATTTCTACTGTGTGTAAAAATATCGAGCTCaacaaattcaaaaataaaatatgatttgtTGCATTGGGAAGGAAATTGAGGCAAAACCTACTCATAGTATAAACATTATATGCTATCAtgaaacaaaaactaaaaatatgtgATAAGAAATCTGAAGGCCACATATATCACCAAGAGAAGACAATAAGAAAACATTCATACCTCCAAACAGAAGCACAGAAAGGTGGCTGCAGGAAAGTTCCATTGCTGCAAGAAAACTCGCTGACATATTCACCAAATATTACTCCATGGTAAACAATGAAGGAATATTGACATTACTACACAATTCACTCATTAGCATCTACTCCTACAGGAAAAGGGCAGCGGAGCCAAGAACATCAAAACTTGTACTCTCCAATAACTTTGTATGTTATGAAGTGCATATCTTGGGAAAGTAAACCATAACTGCCATGTAGTACCATGCCATATACTCATATCTACAATCTTGAATCAGTGTAACTgagaataacaaaaaatcaGAATTTTTTCGAAGCATGTGTTCTTGTAGACCAAATTTGTTAGGATTCCAGAAAAAATTGGCATGTACATGAACCGATGTACATCAGGATTTCATTATGAAGCTAAGGACCATGTAAGAATCTTTAACCTGTACATCCCTGACAATATTCTGTCATTATTAGTGAGAAGTTATCTACGCTGAAGTTAACTGacataaaagaaatatataggaCATTATAATTAACAAAGTTGCAGGAACAAATGTATTTTGAGAATGAACTTAGATTTGCTTCTAATAATTTTACTGGCGACACCCGAATTATTTATTCCTCTTCTTACAACCAAGACACACAGGAGTCTATTAGCCAAACATAAATTGAATGGGAGGAAATTAGGCTGCCTACTTGGTCGCTGATGGCGCTTTGGATGATGATGACGAAGGAGCAGTAAACCAGCGCAGCACAGGCCCTCATGCTGGTAATGAATCAACGTtggcaacctttttttttaatcgaaTGCATGCAACTTGCGGCGGCAGCAAGGCCCAAATCCATGCCGAGGCAAGGGCTGGGATGCAGGACAAACACCATCAGGTCATATCGATTCCACCATGACTCGCTGACTCTGAACGATGGGAAAGAAGAGGTgcagaggaggaaggaaggaagcacaacgtggaggggagggggagcagcGGAAGCGGTGCAccaggaggggaggagggacgGCGGAGCAGGCGCACCGGGAGGGACAGAGGTAGCGCAACAGGACGGCGCATCCGGCGCCAGGTCGCgcgaggggaagggaggagcgACGATAGCTAGGGTTTATGTGGGAGCATCGGTTGAGGAGATCTGAGCCGTTCATTTCTGTCTCCCCGATCCTATGGTGATGAAACAGCCGCCACGCTGGGACACGTGTACAGTTGGATCCCTGCCTCACCGAGATCGGATGGCACACGCGAATTTGGGTGTACGTGTTATTTCACAAAATATGACGggttttgtttgaaaaaacaGCTGACGTGGCGTGCCTAATTTCTCACCGATCCTATGACGTTTAAGTAAACAAATATATGTACTGTCCCGAATGCAGTGTAGGAGGTTTAAGTTGGAGTTCACATCATGCAATGATTTTGCACGAAAAGATCATCATTGATCGATCCTGATTGAACAGGACATGTAACGGTCTAACCGTCACAAGATCGAGCAACACCTAATTAAATTCATGGATATATGTCTGAATGCCTCTCGAGTAATTAAGTGCGTTTCGATCTCACACTCTCTCTAACTGTCACTCACACACACGTTTGTCTTTCAGAGAACAAGTTGCAACAAGCCCTAATCTGCACTTAAATCTGTCATTTTCGTTCGGTTGCAGAGCGACATCCAAGTTGCAGTACTTACCATGGACCTTTAGATATGCCTATAAATTGGATCAGTACTTGATGCAGTAGGCATATGTAGTGGTAGCTGCTTTGATTAATTAGCAGTTGGGTGTCCAAAATCATATCGAAATTTAGCTTAATTGACACGAGAGAGATCAGAGACAGGCATGCAGATCATGGCAGTAAACACAAGCTTGGAACCAACAAATTGCTTCCTGCTGCTGTCCGAGGTATAGTCGTCACACTATAATTAGTACCAACTTGTTTTGCGTCTTGTAAAAATTTGTCAGAGTTAATATGAAGtcaatcttttaaaattttaaaaataaatatatatgcaaAGCTACATGAAATTTATAAAGTtaagctaatatatatatttagagtATTTCTTATTCAAGAAACAATAAATTTGAAGTATATGAAAGATGGTGAAATATTGATGCAAATCTGTGTCTCTATTTCAGAACAAGGATCAAGCTGAGCTGCGGCGATCGTACTCGGAATACTCGAACACCACCAGAGCGGCGGATcatctcgtcgccggcgccggagtaGTGGCAGTGGCTTCCTCCGGCGgtgcctccggcggcggcggcggcggcggcggctcggacgTGGAGACGACGGTGCGGTGCGCGTGCTGCAGCGTGACGGAGGAGTGCACGGCGGCCTACATCCGCCGCATCCGGGCGGCGCACTACGGTGACTGGGTGTGCGGCCTCTGCGCGGAGGCCGTGCGCGAGCggatgcgcggcggcggcggcggcggcggcgtggaggcggcgctgcgGTGGCACATGGAGGTGTGCAGGGACTTCAACTCGACGACGAGGCTGAACCCGAAGCTGTCCCTCGCCGGCTCCATGAGGGACATCGCCAGGAGGAGCTTCAACcggcggacgacggcgtcgacgtcggcggcggcgacgtgccaCGACCAGCTCCGGGCGGCGAAGACGATGGCGAGGACACTCAGCTGCCAGCAAAGGTTCTTAGCGTGATTGTCATTTTATACCCACGGCGCCATGAGTAttaatttgtactccctccgtctctaaatatttgacgccgttgatttttttaaacatatttgactgttcgtcttattcagtaattattaatcattttttatcatttgattcattgttaaatatacttttatgttaacatatagttttacatattttacagaaatttttcaataagatgaatggtcaaacgtgtttaaaaaaatcaacagcgtcaaacattcaGAAAGAAGGGAATAGTATCTTCCCGTACTGTACATTTTGTAATGTTTAGATAGGTCGTATATTATGCATATGCTTGATATAGTTTACTTAATCTGTGCAACCTAGTATAGAACATAGTATAGAATAAGACACTTTCTAGTACTATATATCCACATGTTTGTAGTACTAGGAATATCTTATGGTGTATTATTTCATTTCATTCCTCTTTCAGATATTTACAGGTCATTTAATTAGCTTCTGTAGTAGAGTACATATGTAATGATGATAGGTGCATGATGTTTTGTAAATAAGTGTTTCTGAATCTGTACTCAACTCTTGTCTATGTCTATCTAATAATTGGCGGTTGCTGGGTTACAAACACGCTGTGGTGTGCAAAGTCCATCCAAAAATAAGTTCATTGCATAGCATATACTggcggagaaaaaaaaaactaccatacATAGGGCTGAATTAATGGGATCTCAAGTAGTTTTAAAAATTGTGATACTTTTCAAGACTATAGGCTCTGTTCGCTCCAGCATGTTCCCAACCGGAAtagtgcgcacggaaaacggaatgatccattagcgcgtgattaattaagtattagttttttttcaaaaatagatcaatatgaatttttaagcaactttcgcatagaaacttttataaaaaacgcaccgtttaacagtttgaaaagtgtgcacgtggaaaacgagggagatgagttgggaaacttggggtaagaacacagcctatgggcatgtttagattacctggcaaaatttttcaccctgtcacatcgtaTGTTCAGACACATGCATAGggaattaaatataaacgaaaaaaattgattacacagattgcgtgtaaattgcgagacgaatctattaagtttaattgcttcatgatttgacaatgtagtgctacagtaaacatttgctaataacggattaattaggcttaacaaATTCTTCTCGTAGATTACagacggattctataatttgttttgttattagactacgattaatacttcaaatgtatatgtatatctgatgtgacacgccaaaacttttcaccctggatctaaacacgaCTATAATCAATGGGAATCATGGAGTTAGGATTTAATGGAGCTCAAGCGCGCCTAACTGTCCCATGCTTAATTCTGCCCCTGCGTATATAAATTATGTACGTATATATTATAACATATGCGTATAAAcatttgcatatacatatacaatTATATATACACGAACTCGTAAGGAAATTAATCGCGTGATGAGCCGCGCGCATTAGCGTTTCCATGCTGTCTGGGCCAGAGGAGTTAATTACTGGGTGACTGGCCCGCGATGAGGAAGAtggatggaataagttcacttcacgTCCCTCAATTGTATGACGAGTGTGTGTGAGGTCCCCTAACCGCAATACCATAAATGTGTACCCCTGTGCTGTATAAaactgtccaaaaaaaaaggtactatGGCAGTATAGATGCATagtttcgctgacatggcatcctagtcagcaaaaaataaaaaactaaatatgtgggacccacatgtacGTGAGAAGGAAgaaatgtggggcccatatgttagcatcattttttttcctttctcttttctttcttctcatttcttttttcccttcttctttcGTTCTTCCTGCAGAGGGGGAGCGGCAACGGCGGAACACAGTTGGGTTGCAGATGGGCTAAGTTAGTCATGTTTCAATCCTGGCCCAAACAAGCACAACTAGCAGCATATATGAGCAGCAACTGCAAGCACTTGGAAGCATCAAACATTTGGaatcggcgacagcggcgacttGTGTGGCCGGGCTTGGCACCCTTGTTGATCTTCTCTACCCTTCCTCTTTCTCTACTTGTCTAGAAACTACTATAACCTTCTATTCCGTTTGTATTCCATAATTTCTCCACCATCAATTCCACACCGATCCACCATTGTTTTGTATTGGATACTACCTACTGAGGTTAGAGTGTGGGTTTCTGacaatttggtatcagagcctcacGATCCATGGGATTCACAGTATGGAGGCGTTTGGGGAGCACTTGTATCACTCAGCATTGCAAGAGGGAGGAAAATTTTGGTACGGAAGATGTTCATCAGAGCAGTGCCCATCACCTGCTCAATGAAATGTCTAGCCGATATGGGGTGTCCGAGGGAGATGTTCTTCGCGTCATGAACGAGGAGATGTTAACCAGGGATGAGGCAATCCATTGGTTACTAGAGGACTTTGAGCTGATGGAATCCCAGCGTAGATTTGATGATAAACTTGATCGGTTACTACAAATGTTTGGTGTGAAGGAAGAAAGGAGTGAGGCCTTTgtgaagagagaagaggagtcCTCTGCCAGCATCAGGGCAACCACCACCTTCGACCTTGCCTACTTTAGTGCCCACCAAGTGTTTGACGCCGGGACCAAGCTACGCTACCACCAAGGCAGTGCTCAATGGCACTCCTACTAAACCAGAACGTGTGTTCCCGGGTACCACAAGTTTGTCCGCGCCCTCAATTATCTCAGCTGCTAGGGCAACAACATTGCCTTCGATTGAGACCGAGGAAGCCGAAGGCGACATGACTCAGGTTGAGGAGGAAACAGAAGATACCCTTCATGATCTGTGTGCCAAGGTGGAGCTAAAACAGCGGGCTGATTCACTAGTAAGCCGATGAAACAAAGGTGTGCTGAATCTTCTAATATGGCATGCATTTAGGTATGGTCAATTGCCCATGCTAGTGAAGCCAttgccatggccaccgcctGTTATATGGTGTCAGTGCTTGTTTAGAAGTCTTAATGATGATCTTGAAGTTCTGGCTAGTTCTGGAAATCTGGGTGCATTACAGATTTCTGTAGAACTAAAGGCACCTCGGCCGCCACCAACTAAAGTAAGTTGCCTTGAATTGCAATTTTGAATTATCAAAGTACTTCCTACTGAGATGAGGGCTATGGACTTGCATTGGGCTGAGCTGAACCCTTGGCCCCCACCCCATGAAACTGAAATCACACATATCCTAGTGAATCAAGGACGAAGTGCAAATTTATGGAGAACAATTTGGATTGTATCAACTGCAGATGGATCAATCTTAGTCACTGCGCTATGTGTGCTGAACTTGAGTCGTGCAATTCATGCTATTGTCCACCTTGGAATTTATGATGTCCTTCAGTATTTAATATGTATGAAATGGCCACAGTTTATCTCAACAAAGACACCTTCCATTGTGGCACAACAAAAGCTACTGCTAGAGACAAATCAAAGGACACTCATCACTAGGATCTCCCCTATAGAAGAGAAATGGGTTGCTGGGCTGAAGGACAAAATAAGATTGGAAGATGTTGATTTCAATTGGAAAATTCTTGGTCTACATGATAAAGAAGGTATAGAATGCATGGGCTGTCAACATGTCCGTTGTTCTCTTTATTGGGCTTATTGGTTGAAAGAAGTCAGAGTGCCAACATGTTATATTGAAGCTGGCTAGATATTTGATTTTCATGGAAGAATTTTAGCAGTCAATTGCCTCACTGGCTACACTGGGCTACTATAAGAATGAGGGAAATGAGGGCTTTGCATGTCATGAACCATTAAGTAGGTCTGATACTTGTCAATCTAGTTGTACCTAAGCTCAGCTTGATTAAGAATGCAGTGGGAAGGGTGGCTGTTAAGTTGTCTATCAAGGCCATGGTTTATGACGAAAGGACAATGATACTAGAGTCAACAAAGAAGAAAATTGAGACTAATAAGCTGGTGGTTCATTGGAATATCTTTATACTTGTATTCGATCCAGGTAAAGATAATGACACATTGGGGGAGGTAGAACTTTTGGTGCATTGGTTGATGGATCATAACCAGAAGATGAAATTAAGAAGTGTTGCTGGTAATAATCTACAATCACTTGTTGTTTAGAGGGTTGCTAATTATATGCAAGAACTTCAGACACCTTGGGATCCTGGTGGCACTGGCAATAATTTGCATCGACTCGAGGACAAGTCGAATATTAAGGAGAGGGGATTGTTAGGAACACAGTTGGGCTGCAGATGGGCTAAGTTAGTCATGTTTCAATCTTGGCCCAAACAAGCACAACtagcagcatatatatatgagcaGCAACGGCAAGCACTTGGAGGCATCAAACATTTGGAATCGGCAAAGGCGGCTtcggcca contains these protein-coding regions:
- the LOC127775208 gene encoding uncharacterized protein LOC127775208 → MQIMAVNTSLEPTNCFLLLSENKDQAELRRSYSEYSNTTRAADHLVAGAGVVAVASSGGASGGGGGGGGSDVETTVRCACCSVTEECTAAYIRRIRAAHYGDWVCGLCAEAVRERMRGGGGGGGVEAALRWHMEVCRDFNSTTRLNPKLSLAGSMRDIARRSFNRRTTASTSAAATCHDQLRAAKTMARTLSCQQRFLA